One window of Penaeus chinensis breed Huanghai No. 1 chromosome 1, ASM1920278v2, whole genome shotgun sequence genomic DNA carries:
- the LOC125025497 gene encoding peroxisomal acyl-coenzyme A oxidase 1-like, whose protein sequence is MSIMKQQCVSDLENERKNCSFDKEELTNIIDGGVEKTQFRRRLEEYFLRDPEFLDSIGPDYMSHEDRYANELRKACHMIHKFSENEEINQVIGRPDGVRSIMGLGFLGALTRDGNPLQLHLGMFIPTLIGQGTPEQQEKWLGKAVLGEIIGTYAQTEMGHGTFLRGLETTATYDPSTQEFILHTPTITATKWWPGGLGKTANYAVVMAQLYTKRQCYGPHPFLVQLRDETTHQSLPGLTVGEIGPRLGMNTSDNGFLRFDHFRIPRTNMLMKHSQVLEDGTYVKPLSSKLAYGTMVYVRVGICFYSCHLLQKAVTIATRYSAVRHQSEMLPGMPEPQILDYQTQQYKVLPQIATVFALLFSARSVGDMFVEATKSMNEGSLALLPELHALSCGLKALSSTDSTSGIDICRLSCGGHGYLASSSFPRLYTLCTATMTYEGENTVLWLQVARYIIKSYQAAKSGKVVGPSVAYLVGKNTTDVKTDLSNAGLLEACRKSVCAIVAEVESRLQHLCSKGQDFHHAWNNMSVFLVKCAQVHTRYYVCEQYVQIIENLKLSDGLRAVLRNLCRLYVVNHIIVHQGDFLRCGALSASDMNALEEEMSDLLAALRPQAVSIVDAFDLDDFILDSVLGSRDGNVYQRLYDEALKSPLNQKDVPDAYYKYLRPLMKANL, encoded by the exons ATGTCCATTATGAAGCAGCAGTGTGTGTCGGAcctagaaaatgagaggaaaaactgCTCCTTTGATAAAGAGGAGTTGACCAATATCATAGATGGTGGGGTTGAGAAGACTCAGTTTAGAAGAAGACTTG AGGAATATTTTCTCCGTGACCCTGAGTTTTTGGACAGCATCGGGCCTGACTACATGAGTCATGAAGATCGCTATGCAAATGAGCTCCGCAAGGCTTGCCACATGATTCACAAATTTTCAGAGAATGAGGAAATAAACCAAGTTATAGGTCGTCCAGATGGAGTGAG GAGTATCATGGGATTGGGTTTTCTTGGAGCACTGACAAGAGATGGCAACCCTCTGCAGCTGCATCTTGGCATGTTCATCCCAACACTAATTGGACAAGGAACTCCTGAACAGCAAGAGAAGTGGCTGGGCAAAGCGGTCCTTGGAGAAATCATAGGAACTTACGCCCAA ACAGAGATGGGCCATGGCACCTTTCTGCGAGGCTTGGAGACAACTGCGACCTATGATCCATCGACTCAGGAATTCATTCTTCACACTCCAACCATCACAGCTACGAAATGGTGGCCAGGAGGAT TGGGTAAAACAGCAAATTACGCAGTTGTCATGGCTCAGTTGTATACGAAAAGACAGTGTTATGGACCCCATCCCTTCCTTGTGCAGTTAAGAGATGAAACGACGCATCAGTCCCTCCCAG GTCTGACTGTTGGAGAGATTGGGCCAAGACTTGGTATGAACACGTCTGATAATGGCTTCCTTAGGTTTGACCATTTCCGTATTCCACGCACAAATATGCTAATGAAGCATTCACAAGTTTTGGAG GACGGAACATATGTGAAGCCTTTGAGTAGTAAATTAGCGTATGGCACAATGGTGTATGTGAGGGTTGGCATATGCTTCTACTCATGCCACTTGCTTCAGAAAGCTGTAACAATTGCCACGCGTTATTCTGCTGTGCGCCATCAGTCAGAAATGCTTCCTGG AATGCCAGAACCACAGATTCTAGACTATCAAACCCAGCAGTATAAAGTCCTGCCACAAATTGCGACGGTGTTTGCCTTGCTGTTCTCTGCTCGCAGTGTTGGTGACATGTTCGTTGAGGCCACGAAGAGCATGAACGAAGGCAGCTTGGCCCTGTTACCTGAA CTGCATGCACTCTCATGTGGCCTCAAAGCCCTTAGTTCTACGGATTCCACATCAGGCATTGACATCTGCCGTCTCTCATGTGGTGGGCATGGGTATTTGGCTTCATCAAGTTTCCCACGTCTTTACACCCTCTGTACTGCTACTATGACCTATGAGGGTGAAAATACTGTCTTATGGCTTCAGGTCGCCAG GTACATCATCAAGTCTTATCAGGCAGCTAAGAGTGGGAAAGTTGTAGGTCCTTCAGTGGCTTACTTAGTTGGTAAAAACACGACGGATGTAAAAACTGATCTGTCTAATGCTG GCCTTTTAGAAGCATGTAGAAAGTCGGTATGCGCAATTGTGGCAGAAGTGGAATCAAGATTGCAGCATTTGTGCAGTAAAGGGCAAGATTTTCATCATGCTTGGAACAACATGTCTGTCTTCCTTGTTAAGTGTGCTCAG GTACATACACGGTACTATGTGTGTGAGCAGTATGTGCAGATCATTGAGAACCTCAAGCTGAGTGATGGATTAAGGGCAGTCTTGAGGAACCTGTGCCGGTTGTATGTAGTAAATCACATCATAGTCCACCAGGGTGACTTCCTTAGG TGTGGTGCTTTATCAGCAAGTGATATGAATGCATTGGAGGAAGAGATGAGTGATCTTCTGGCAGCTCTACGACCCCAGGCAGTCTCCATTGTTGATGCTTTTGACCTGGACGACTTCATTCTCGACTCTGTTCTTGGCAGCAGGGATGGAAATGTGTATCAGAG GTTATATGACGAGGCTCTGAAAAGTCCCCTGAATCAGAAGGATGTTCCCGATGCCTATTATAAGTACTTGCGCCCTTTGATGAAGGCTAATCTCTGA